One Dioscorea cayenensis subsp. rotundata cultivar TDr96_F1 chromosome 17, TDr96_F1_v2_PseudoChromosome.rev07_lg8_w22 25.fasta, whole genome shotgun sequence DNA window includes the following coding sequences:
- the LOC120280194 gene encoding arogenate dehydrogenase 2, chloroplastic-like yields the protein MASSSFHLYAPHHIKAIPKITIIPSTKSTTLSYPTTTTTTTTTTIIKNKAHTFGVGALRSNNGVKPLEPSSEVNETPLKIAIIGFGNFGQFIAKGIQRQGHAVLAFSRSDYSEYCDQNGIKFFKTLEGLCNEEPDIVLVCSSILSTESVMLGIPFHKLKPDTIFADVLSVKQYPRNLFLEVLPPEFGIVCTHPMFGPESGRHGWGTLPFVYDEVRILKGSTQAQKCAQFLSIFQKEGCRMVEMSCEEHDRHAAGTQFITHTIGRILSQLNLESTPINTKGYETLLQLTENTVSDSFDLYYGLFMYNVNATEQIDNLDKAFEIVKQKLFGRLHGILRKQIVERVPMQRFQRSIPDGKPASYFLPDNKKMNGFSSFAMPPEPAEKLSKEQEDEKDKATISSRFPF from the exons ATGGCCTCTTCCTCCTTCCATCTCTATGCGCCTCACCACATCAAAGCTATCCCTAAGATCACCATCATTCCTTCTACTAAAAGTACCACCCTATCCtaccccaccaccaccaccaccaccaccaccaccaccattatCAAGAACAAAGCTCACACTTTTGGTGTTGGTGCTTTGCGTTCTAACAATGGAGTGAAACCTTTAGAACCAAGTTCAGAGGTCAATGAAACTCCGTTGAAAATTGCTATTATAGGTTTTGGTAATTTTGGGCAGTTCATAGCTAAAGGAATCCAGCGCCAGGGTCATGCAGTGCTTGCTTTCTCAAGATCGGATTACTCCGAGTATTGCGACCAAAATGGTATCAAATTCTTCAA GACTTTGGAAGGGTTGTGTAACGAAGAGCCAGACATTGTGCTGGTCTGTAGCTCTATCCTTTCCACTGAGAGTGTGATGCTTGGGATCCCCTTTCATAAACTCAAGCCGGACACTATCTTTGCAGATGTGTTATCTGTGAAGCAGTACCCTCGCAATCTTTTCCTTGAG GTACTTCCACCGGAGTTTGGGATTGTTTGCACTCATCCAATGTTTGGGCCTGAGAGTGGAAGACATGGATGGGGAACCTTGCCTTTTGTTTATGACGAAGTTCGTATTCTCAAAGGAAGCACTCAAGCTCAGAAATGTGCTCAATTCTTGAGCATTTTTCAGAAAGag GGCTGTAGAATGGTTGAGATGTCATGTGAAGAACATGATCGACACGCTGCGGGCACCCAATTCATCACCCACACAATTGGAAG GATTTTATCTCAGCTAAACCTTGAGTCCACCCCAATCAACACTAAGGGATATGAAACTCTCTTGCAGCTT ACGGAAAACACTGTCAGCGACAGCTTTGATCTCTATTACGGGCTTTTTATGTACAACGTGAATGCCACCGAGCAG ATTGATAACTTGGACAAAGCATTTGAGATAGTGAAGCAGAAACTCTTCGGTAGGTTGCATGGCATCTTGAGAAAGCAAATTGTTGAAAGGGTTCCAATGCAGAGATTCCAAAGAAGCATCCCAGACGGCAAGCCAGCATCTTATTTCCTGCCTGATAACAAGAAGATGAATGGATTTTCCAGTTTTGCCATGCCACCTGAACCTGCAGAAAAACTAAgcaaagaacaagaagatgaaaAAGACAAAGCAACTATTTCTTCTCGGTTCCCATTCTGA